One genomic segment of Ricinus communis isolate WT05 ecotype wild-type chromosome 5, ASM1957865v1, whole genome shotgun sequence includes these proteins:
- the LOC125370075 gene encoding G-type lectin S-receptor-like serine/threonine-protein kinase RKS1: MTEGQLFQNFMAAAKRGLLHFCFLFLRLTFSNSADTITTDQSFKEDDLLVSKGNNFAFGFFSPGSSSNRYLGIWFHEIPERSIVWVANRNSPITGSSAVSSINQYGNLILYNDPDQRVLAWSTDVTEDAARTCVAQFLDTGNLVLLEPASRRIVW, encoded by the coding sequence ATGACAGAAGGACAGCTATTCCAAAATTTCATGGCTGCTGCTAAGAGAGGGTTGCTGCATTTTTGCTTTCTATTCCTCCGACTCACTTTTTCTAATTCAGCTGATACTATTACAACAGACCAATCTTTCAAAGAAGATGATCTGCTAGTCTCTAAAGGTAATAACTTTGCATTTGGTTTTTTTAGCCCTGGCAGTTCTAGCAATAGATATCTTGGAATTTGGTTCCATGAAATTCCAGAAAGATCAATAGTATGGGTAGCCAACAGGAATAGTCCTATCACTGGCTCCTCTGCGGTTTCATCAATCAACCAATACGGGAATCTTATTCTCTATAACGATCCTGACCAGCGGGTTCTAGCATGGTCCACAGATGTAACAGAGGATGCGGCACGTACTTGTGTGGCTCAGTTCTTGGATACAGGAAACTTGGTTTTGCTGGAACCAGCAAGTAGAAGAATTGTGTGGTAG
- the LOC8267436 gene encoding G-type lectin S-receptor-like serine/threonine-protein kinase At1g11410 isoform X2: MSSMECEQECLRNCSCSAYANVENGEKERGCLIWYWELINMVDIVDGEADVYVRVDAVELAENMRSNGFHEMKWMLTILVVSVLSTWFFIIIFAYLWLRRRKKRTRNNRNRKLSDSISGLVSYKDTLTANELQASRFFNTSTILTAANNSPANRIGQGGFGSVYKLISRRRHDFLGSAD; the protein is encoded by the exons ATGAGCAGTATGGAGTGTGAACAGGAATGCTTGAGGAATTGTTCCTGCTCTGCATATGCAAATGTAGAAAATGGTGAGAAAGAAAGGGGCTGCCTAATATGGTATTGGGAGTTAATAAACATGGTAGATATCGTAGACGGAGAGGCGGATGTGTATGTTCGCGTTGATGCAGTTGAATTAG CTGAGAATATGAGATCAAATGGTTTTCATGAGATGAAGTGGATGCTGACCATTCTAGTAGTTTCAGTATTATCAACATGGTTTTTCATCATCATATTTGCTTATCTATGGcttagaagaagaaagaaaagaa CGAGGAACAACCGGAACCGAAAATTATCTGATTCTATCAGTGGTTTGGTTTCCTATAAAGATACTTTGACAGCAAATGAGCTCCAAGCAAGCAGGTTTTTCAACACAAGTACCATACTTACTGCCGCAAATAATTCTCCAGCTAACAGAATTGGACAAGGTGGTTTTGGGTCAGTTTATAAG CTCATTAGCCGTCGCAGACATGATTTTTTAGGGTCGGCTGACTAA
- the LOC8267436 gene encoding G-type lectin S-receptor-like serine/threonine-protein kinase At1g11410 isoform X1, producing MSSMECEQECLRNCSCSAYANVENGEKERGCLIWYWELINMVDIVDGEADVYVRVDAVELAENMRSNGFHEMKWMLTILVVSVLSTWFFIIIFAYLWLRRRKKRTRNNRNRKLSDSISGLVSYKDTLTANELQASRFFNTSTILTAANNSPANRIGQGGFGSVYKVVFYLCLECFKNASPHDVATQLLPLSVSNFEVAYEQTAH from the exons ATGAGCAGTATGGAGTGTGAACAGGAATGCTTGAGGAATTGTTCCTGCTCTGCATATGCAAATGTAGAAAATGGTGAGAAAGAAAGGGGCTGCCTAATATGGTATTGGGAGTTAATAAACATGGTAGATATCGTAGACGGAGAGGCGGATGTGTATGTTCGCGTTGATGCAGTTGAATTAG CTGAGAATATGAGATCAAATGGTTTTCATGAGATGAAGTGGATGCTGACCATTCTAGTAGTTTCAGTATTATCAACATGGTTTTTCATCATCATATTTGCTTATCTATGGcttagaagaagaaagaaaagaa CGAGGAACAACCGGAACCGAAAATTATCTGATTCTATCAGTGGTTTGGTTTCCTATAAAGATACTTTGACAGCAAATGAGCTCCAAGCAAGCAGGTTTTTCAACACAAGTACCATACTTACTGCCGCAAATAATTCTCCAGCTAACAGAATTGGACAAGGTGGTTTTGGGTCAGTTTATAAGGTAGTCTTTTATCTCTGCCTGGAATGTTTTAAAAATGCAAGTCCTCATGATGTGGCCACCCAGTTGCTCCCTTTATCTGTTAGTAATTTTGAGGTCGCTTATGAGCAAACAGCTCATTAG
- the LOC125370045 gene encoding receptor-like serine/threonine-protein kinase SD1-8, which translates to MDSKRLFHVIAVLLLFNFFSLFDAIDTITQTQLISDGKSEALLSSNGNFKLGFFSPSNSIRRYPYVNNEDEISISFTARNGTLPSVLVLEPMGTLQRLVWWNNSDSNENWDRFWMAPQYVYDEYAKCGASAICTVSNAVQCTCLPRCQPLDPADWSLTCVEKRKESCGKGDGEGFITLERVKVPDCSFSRVYAHMGLKECEKEYLKNCNCTDIKGIILFKFRNEELNVLAV; encoded by the exons ATGGACTCCAAGAGGTTATTTCATGTAATAGCAGTACTTCTGctattcaatttcttttcattgttTGATGCAATAGACACCATAACACAAACCCAGCTCATCTCTGATGGTAAAAGTGAAGCCCTGTTATCATCCAATGGAAATTTCAAGCTAGGTTTCTTTAGCCCCAGCAACTCTATAAGACG TTATCCTTATGTGAACAATGAGGATGagatttctatttctttcacGGCAAGAAATGGTACTCTTCCCTCAGTACTTGTGCTAGAACCCATGGGAACTTTGCAACGACTAGTATGGTGGAATAACAGTGACAGCAACGAAAATTGGGACAGATTTTGGATGGCGCCACAGTATGTGTATGATGAGTATGCCAAATGTGGAGCATCAGCCATATGCACCGTATCCAATGCTGTGCAGTGCACTTGCCTACCTAGGTGTCAGCCATTGGATCCTGCTGATTGGTCTTTAACATGTGTGGAGAAGAGAAAGGAATCTTGTGGCAAGGGCGATGGAGAAGGGTTTATAACATTGGAAAGAGTAAAAGTCCCAGATTGTAGCTTTTCAAGGGTTTATGCACATATGGGTCTAAAGGAGTGTGAGAAAGAGTACCTGAAGAATTGCAATTGTACCG ATATTAAAGGCATCATTTTGTTTAAGTTCAGAAATGAAGAGTTGAATGTGTTAGCAGTCTAG